One Candidatus Zixiibacteriota bacterium genomic window, GAATATCTTCCCCTATATGAAGGCCCGCTGGGACGTTTACCCGAACAACATCGGCCACTTCAACGACATCGGCTGCATGCGTTGCCACGCCGGCAACCACAAGAGCTCCGCTGGCGCTGCAATCACGCACGACTGCTCCGCCTGCCATACAATTGTGACCCAAGGTCCGGCCGGTGCCATGGAACGCGATTCCACCGGACTCGGCCTGGAATTCAAACATCCCGTCGATATCGACGACGCCTGGAAGGAAACCGGCTGCTACGAATGTCATGCCGGCGTCCAGCCTTAGCACGACCGCCGCGATTCCCGGCCGGGCTCTGAGCGCTACTCCAACGAATCAGTCATCTACCATTGACATAATCGTCTAAATCGATATATTTAGGCGATTATTGGACACCCCTGCTCAGCGCTGCCGAGCTTTTCTGACAAATGGAGGAGACGTGAATCGCACCGTCATCGGGATACTCACCATCGCGTTGTCTTGCTGCCTGCCACTTCGGGCCCAAGCCAGTGACTTTGTCTTAGACAGCATCGCCACCTTTACCTATCCGAGTGCCGGCAACCTCGGCGGCTCTGATTGCTGGGGCTGGAAAGCCCCGGACGGCACGCTCTACGGCCTGATGGGCGTGCGCAACGGGATCGCCGTCGTCAACGTCTCGGCGCGGCTGCCCGTTCAGGTCGTGCCCGGTCCCCAGAACAGTTGTTCCGCTTACTGGCGCGACATCAAGACGTACCAGCACTACGCGTACTGCACCTCCGAGTGCCTAGGCACCAATCAAGGCCTGATGATTATCGACTTGCAGTACTTACCCGATAGCGTCCACTTCGTGAAATCGATCCCGGTGCACCCTTCCGGTGATGTGACCTCGCACAATCTCTCCATCGATACCCTCAATGGCTTCGCCTATCTCGAGGGCCGCAATCAGGCTGCCATGTCAATTCACGTCTTCAGCCTGGCTGATCCGGAGAATCCCGTCCACTTGCACAGCTTTGGCGATGCCATCGGTATCCACGACGTCCTTGCGACCGACGACACGATCTACGTCGCTGACGGCAACGCGCCCACCATTTCGATCTACAACATGGCCGTCAAGACCGCCCCGGTGCTGATCTCGCGCGTCACGATTCCCAGTGCCGGCTACGTGCACAATGTTTGGCCGACCGATGATCGCCAGCATATGGTCACCACCGAAGAGACTACCGGCAAGACGATCAAGGTCTGGGACATTTCCAACCTCAGTAACGTGCAGCTTGCAGGCAGCTTCCTCGGCAATTCCAACGTTGCCCACAACGTGCACTGCTGGGGAGATTTCGTCTACATCTCGCACTACGCCGCCGGTGTCGAGGTCTGGAATATTGCCAATCCGTCAGCGCCGACCGTCGTCGCTCGCTTCGACACCTGGCCAACCGCTTCCGGATTTGACGGCTGCTGGGGTGCGTTTCCCTTTGCCGATTCCGGGTACGTCTACGGCTCAAACATGAACGGCAAGTTCTTCATCCTGCAGTTACGTGACACGACCGTGGTGGCGGATGCAGATTCCGACGGCGTCGGCAACTTGACTGATAATTGCCCGCTCCTGGCCAATCCCCTTCAGGAGGACGCCGATCACGACAGTATCGGTGATCTCTGTGACAACTGCCCTGACAATGCTAACCCGGCTCAGCAGGATTCCGATAATGACGGGATCGGCGATGCCTGCGACGCGCTCTGCGGCGACTCCGACGGTTCTGCCAGCCTCTCGATTTCTGACGCTGTTTTCGTGATCAATTACATCTTTGCCGGCGGTCCAGCGCCAAATCCGATGGATGCCGGCGACGTCAATTGCGACGGCAATGTCAACATCTCCGATGCCGTCTACTTGATCAGTTTCATCTTCGTCGGTGGAACGAATCCCTGCGCCAACTGCCTGTAGATCGCGCCGGACTCATCTGAATTGGGCCCTGCTATCGGATCCGCGTTGAGCGGATAGCATGGCTCGTCCGTGACGTGACGATCACACTTGCCGAGTGGTCTTCCGATCCGCCTTGCGCTGGGCGTGATTGCGTGCAACCTTTGAGTCAGAATCCGGCCCCGTAGACGACTCTTGCTTTCACAAGTTCAACCGCCTATTCTACGCTGCAAACGCATGCGAGTCGTCTCTGGCGGGAGAAGATACAATCCGGTGGACAAGAACCGATCGGTGGGCTCTGACAATGCTCGAACGGGACTTCCCTTAAGGCACTTCTTCAGGTTAATCTGGCCCGGTTTGGCGATCGTCTTCATGATCGAGCTGGCGGCGATCTGGTTTATCGACGTGACCATCGAAGCCGATGCCGGCGAATATGTACAGATCAGTGGTAATCTCGCCGCCAAGGGGATCTATAGCTTCGACGGCGAGACTCCAACGCGTCTGCGTCAGCCGGTCTACCCGCTGTTTCTCTATCTGGTCTACTGGCAACTGGGCCAAAGCTACGCTGTCGTCAGGCTCTTGCAGGCACTCGTTGGGATCGTGGCATTTGTCCTGATCTTGAGAAGCTACGACTACCTGCTTCCGCGATCCGGTCTTCGCTGGGCATCAATCATCGTCGGCAGCTATTTCCCCCTCTGGATCAACTGCGTCTTTATCCTCACCGAAATGCTGACCATCTGCGGCGTCGCCCTCTTTGTCTATTGGCTGGTTCGCTCCGTATGTGAGGTCCGCCTGCGGCCGGCGGTTTGGTGCGGTCTTGCGCTTGGCCTCTGCATTTTGACCAGACCGATTGCCCTTTCACTACTCCTGCTCGTGTGGCTTCCCTTTCTCCTGCCCGCACGGCGTCGACTCCTGCGGTTGGCAGTGCTGATCGGAACCACGGTGGTCGTCGTTATGCCCTGGGCAGTTCGCAACGGCGCCGCGACTGGCGTTTTCACCCCGATTTCCGCTGAGCTGACCTACCATTCTCTCTACACGCGCGTACACAACGCCGAAGTCCCGGGTGATTCTCTCAAGTCATACC contains:
- a CDS encoding choice-of-anchor B family protein; translation: MNRTVIGILTIALSCCLPLRAQASDFVLDSIATFTYPSAGNLGGSDCWGWKAPDGTLYGLMGVRNGIAVVNVSARLPVQVVPGPQNSCSAYWRDIKTYQHYAYCTSECLGTNQGLMIIDLQYLPDSVHFVKSIPVHPSGDVTSHNLSIDTLNGFAYLEGRNQAAMSIHVFSLADPENPVHLHSFGDAIGIHDVLATDDTIYVADGNAPTISIYNMAVKTAPVLISRVTIPSAGYVHNVWPTDDRQHMVTTEETTGKTIKVWDISNLSNVQLAGSFLGNSNVAHNVHCWGDFVYISHYAAGVEVWNIANPSAPTVVARFDTWPTASGFDGCWGAFPFADSGYVYGSNMNGKFFILQLRDTTVVADADSDGVGNLTDNCPLLANPLQEDADHDSIGDLCDNCPDNANPAQQDSDNDGIGDACDALCGDSDGSASLSISDAVFVINYIFAGGPAPNPMDAGDVNCDGNVNISDAVYLISFIFVGGTNPCANCL
- a CDS encoding glycosyltransferase family 39 protein, which produces MIELAAIWFIDVTIEADAGEYVQISGNLAAKGIYSFDGETPTRLRQPVYPLFLYLVYWQLGQSYAVVRLLQALVGIVAFVLILRSYDYLLPRSGLRWASIIVGSYFPLWINCVFILTEMLTICGVALFVYWLVRSVCEVRLRPAVWCGLALGLCILTRPIALSLLLLVWLPFLLPARRRLLRLAVLIGTTVVVVMPWAVRNGAATGVFTPISAELTYHSLYTRVHNAEVPGDSLKSYPELAQRGGSDTQAVGALWRSFASDPLRFTINGVGRMLYAWSYFPGSRNYFDRPALRVLSHSIQGLMLLGIVVGLLLVDRRARVLLLYPALCFSSVLILTEAISRSLLPIMPPLLLALAFALRSCWRRLTDHPVQPDGQFT